The following coding sequences lie in one Steroidobacter denitrificans genomic window:
- a CDS encoding LytR/AlgR family response regulator transcription factor codes for MRVLIVDDEPPARERLRRLLDEIEDYEIVGEAGDGQEALDRCGELQPDVVLLDVRMPGLSGIQVARHIDTLEDPPAVIFTTAYDQYAVDAFETEAVGYLLKPVRKEKLAHALRHASRVSPSRLVKVAQAARIEHRREQICARHGEQLRLIPVDDIRYFLADQKYVTVKHQHGECLIDESLKALAEEFSPDFVRIHRNALIAEKYISAVERTDSGQYTVRVRDCGDVLEVSRRHSAALLRRIRGEN; via the coding sequence ATGAGAGTATTGATCGTCGACGACGAACCTCCCGCGCGCGAGCGGCTGCGCCGCCTGTTGGATGAAATCGAAGACTACGAGATCGTCGGCGAAGCCGGCGACGGCCAGGAAGCGCTCGATCGCTGCGGCGAGTTGCAACCCGATGTGGTACTCCTGGACGTGCGCATGCCGGGACTGTCCGGAATCCAGGTCGCACGCCACATCGATACACTCGAAGATCCGCCGGCCGTCATTTTCACGACGGCGTATGACCAGTACGCGGTCGACGCCTTCGAAACCGAAGCGGTCGGCTACCTGCTCAAACCGGTACGCAAGGAGAAGCTGGCCCACGCGCTGCGTCACGCCTCGCGCGTATCTCCCAGCCGGCTGGTCAAAGTGGCACAAGCCGCACGCATCGAACACCGGCGCGAACAAATCTGCGCCCGCCATGGCGAGCAGCTGCGCCTGATCCCGGTCGACGATATCCGCTACTTTCTCGCGGATCAGAAATACGTCACGGTGAAGCACCAGCACGGCGAATGTCTGATCGACGAATCGCTCAAGGCGCTCGCGGAGGAATTCTCTCCCGACTTCGTACGCATCCATCGTAATGCACTGATCGCCGAGAAATACATCTCGGCAGTGGAACGCACGGACTCAGGTCAGTATACCGTGCGTGTACGAGACTGCGGCGACGTGCTGGAAGTGAGCCGGCGCCACTCGGCTGCATTGCTGCGCAGAATCCGCGGCGAAAACTAA
- a CDS encoding YqjK family protein: MSERFDQLMAQHQELLARSDAQRRQMSAMSRQLERQLAGVDRAIDKIRALARSPLLIAGGLAVIALIGPRRLWRLGGRGAMFYTTASRFLRLGRRKEN, from the coding sequence GTGAGTGAACGTTTCGATCAACTCATGGCGCAGCACCAGGAGCTGCTCGCCCGCAGTGATGCGCAGCGCAGACAGATGTCGGCTATGAGCAGGCAGCTCGAACGGCAGCTTGCCGGCGTCGACCGTGCCATCGACAAGATACGCGCGCTGGCACGAAGTCCGTTGCTGATCGCGGGAGGACTTGCCGTCATCGCCTTGATCGGACCACGGCGCCTGTGGCGCCTGGGCGGACGCGGCGCCATGTTCTATACGACGGCGAGCCGCTTTCTGCGGCTCGGGCGCCGCAAGGAGAACTGA
- a CDS encoding phage holin family protein has protein sequence MKDGRQRQGRPVASLLHSVRQFAGTAIEIVHTRLQLLTTELQEEVRQVGAILLWAFICTFAAMLGLFLGALAVIFAFWDTHRMTATLGMLALFVVIATGAAWRLMNKLRRKPPLLGDTLAELAKDRDQLRGRS, from the coding sequence ATGAAAGACGGTCGGCAGCGGCAAGGCCGGCCGGTCGCCAGCCTGCTGCATTCAGTTCGCCAGTTCGCCGGTACCGCGATCGAGATCGTACATACGCGCCTGCAGCTGTTGACGACCGAACTGCAGGAGGAAGTACGTCAGGTCGGCGCGATCCTGCTGTGGGCTTTCATTTGTACATTCGCGGCAATGCTGGGGCTGTTCCTGGGTGCGCTGGCGGTCATTTTTGCGTTCTGGGACACCCACCGCATGACCGCCACCTTGGGGATGCTTGCGCTGTTCGTGGTGATCGCCACGGGCGCGGCATGGAGGCTGATGAACAAGCTGCGCCGCAAGCCACCCCTGCTCGGCGATACCCTGGCCGAATTGGCCAAGGATCGTGATCAATTACGGGGGCGATCATGA
- a CDS encoding DUF883 family protein: MNTEVTTDQLVADLKAVMQDAEALLKATSAQTGEKIQEIRAQAEESLRHARARLSDVEQEALRRAREISDSAEDYVRDNPWQSVGIAAGAGLLLGLLLGRR, encoded by the coding sequence ATGAATACCGAAGTGACGACTGACCAGCTGGTGGCCGACTTGAAGGCGGTGATGCAGGATGCGGAGGCGCTGCTCAAGGCCACCTCGGCGCAGACCGGCGAAAAGATCCAGGAGATACGCGCGCAGGCGGAGGAATCTTTGCGGCACGCCCGGGCGCGTCTGAGCGATGTCGAGCAGGAGGCTCTGCGGCGGGCGCGCGAGATTTCCGATTCCGCGGAAGACTATGTGCGCGACAATCCTTGGCAGTCGGTCGGCATCGCCGCCGGTGCCGGTCTGCTGCTCGGCCTGCTTCTGGGCCGGCGCTGA
- the hemC gene encoding hydroxymethylbilane synthase: MSSSPPALRIATRRSRLALWQAEHVAARLRAAHTDLEVTLVPMTTQGDRILDRSLATIGGKGLFIKELEVAIAAGRADIAVHSMKDVPGDMPPGMVLAAMLNREDPSDAFISMRHGRFEDLPPNATVGTSSLRRQCQLKALRPDLQLATLRGNVETRLQRLQEGAYDAIILATAGLKRLRLENRITHRFDLERCVPAVGQGVIGIECREDDAHTQALTAALNDTAAWQCCQAERAFAQRLGGSCQSPIGGFAQVENGRLILCGVIGSPDGLEIYRGAASGAPQDARAIGMELAERLLADGAGPLLERLRSDPA, from the coding sequence ATGAGCAGCTCCCCTCCCGCGCTTCGCATTGCAACACGCCGCAGCCGTCTCGCCTTGTGGCAGGCGGAGCATGTCGCCGCACGGCTGCGCGCCGCACATACGGATCTGGAAGTGACGCTGGTGCCCATGACCACCCAGGGTGACCGGATCCTGGATCGTTCGCTGGCCACGATCGGCGGCAAGGGGCTGTTCATCAAGGAACTGGAAGTGGCGATCGCAGCAGGACGGGCCGATATCGCCGTCCATTCCATGAAGGACGTACCGGGCGACATGCCGCCCGGCATGGTGCTGGCCGCAATGTTGAATCGCGAGGATCCGAGCGACGCTTTCATATCCATGCGGCATGGGCGGTTCGAGGACTTGCCCCCCAATGCAACAGTCGGCACGTCCAGCCTGCGCCGCCAGTGCCAGCTCAAGGCGCTGCGCCCGGACCTGCAGCTCGCAACCTTGCGCGGCAATGTGGAAACCCGGCTGCAACGGCTGCAGGAGGGCGCGTACGACGCCATCATTCTGGCCACGGCCGGCCTGAAGCGTCTGAGACTCGAGAACCGGATCACGCATCGTTTCGACCTGGAACGCTGCGTGCCCGCCGTAGGTCAGGGCGTCATCGGCATCGAATGCCGCGAGGATGATGCGCATACCCAAGCGCTGACGGCGGCGCTGAACGATACCGCGGCCTGGCAGTGCTGCCAGGCCGAGCGAGCCTTCGCACAACGGCTGGGGGGCAGCTGCCAATCGCCGATCGGAGGCTTCGCGCAGGTCGAAAACGGACGACTGATTCTGTGCGGGGTGATCGGTTCGCCGGACGGGCTGGAGATCTATCGCGGCGCAGCCTCGGGAGCGCCGCAGGACGCCCGGGCGATCGGCATGGAACTGGCGGAGCGTCTGCTGGCGGACGGCGCGGGCCCGTTGCTCGAGCGCCTGCGTTCGGATCCGGCATGA
- a CDS encoding uroporphyrinogen-III synthase, with the protein MIPKVLPPLTALSVLVTRPEPQCLGLCEQIERYGGTAVPFPALRIEALQAAPAADHDLIVFLSVNAVVHGAHLVKKAPGTRIAAIGKATAASLAQVRMPVDIVPETGFTSEDLLAHPQLAAPAGTRVLIVQGIGGRGVLHERFRAQGMMVESLEVYRRVLPEIDEHERTRIEAHWQNDGIDVVTLTSVEILHNLLQILTPRGQELLRRTALLTVSRRIAQAAAHAGLHGPVLHAGSADDATMIGTLAQWRTRARIG; encoded by the coding sequence ATGATCCCGAAAGTCCTGCCGCCCTTGACGGCGCTGAGCGTGCTGGTCACACGTCCCGAACCCCAATGCCTGGGGTTGTGCGAGCAGATCGAGCGCTACGGCGGCACCGCTGTACCCTTTCCGGCGCTGCGCATCGAAGCGCTGCAAGCCGCACCGGCCGCCGATCACGACTTGATCGTGTTCTTGAGCGTGAACGCCGTTGTGCACGGCGCGCATCTCGTGAAAAAAGCACCGGGAACGCGCATCGCCGCCATCGGCAAGGCCACCGCGGCGTCGCTGGCACAAGTGCGGATGCCGGTGGATATCGTCCCCGAGACCGGTTTCACCAGCGAAGATCTGCTCGCACATCCGCAGCTGGCGGCGCCGGCCGGTACTCGCGTCCTGATCGTCCAAGGCATCGGTGGACGAGGCGTCCTGCACGAGCGTTTCCGCGCCCAGGGCATGATGGTCGAATCACTGGAAGTCTACCGGCGCGTGCTGCCTGAAATCGACGAGCACGAGCGGACACGTATCGAAGCGCACTGGCAGAACGACGGCATCGACGTCGTGACGCTCACCAGCGTCGAAATCTTGCACAACCTGCTGCAAATACTGACGCCGCGAGGGCAGGAACTATTGCGCAGGACCGCGCTGCTGACCGTAAGCCGGCGCATCGCCCAAGCGGCGGCACATGCCGGATTGCACGGTCCCGTGCTGCACGCCGGTAGCGCCGACGACGCGACGATGATCGGCACGCTGGCTCAATGGCGCACGCGTGCGCGCATCGGCTGA
- a CDS encoding uroporphyrinogen-III C-methyltransferase → MTDEAPHTHPIQAPPAEPPKTQPASHGWMATALAVLALIATAYTLFRLDATHDRLDGLRDALHASQQDRDALRTQFEALAEQERQAREDISRRLDALDDTPRQLQDLAAAIETLRGRSEGPERAWSRAEAMFLLELAQRRLTLERDIDTAIAALEAADSRLAALRDQSFAPVRQQIARELQSLRAVNWPDTTGLLARLTSAEEYAGTLSPRDMLAHDAQAHTHAQARGGLSRAWSIARESLAKLIVVRHVEDRDATVMTAQQRTLRRQHLQLLLFSARTAIARHDEAGYRNALVQARRWLEDFFDSNDLSVRTLLEEIQALEPVDIDPPLPDISASSRTLRRLTPDLRGQQ, encoded by the coding sequence ATGACCGACGAGGCTCCGCACACTCACCCCATCCAGGCGCCACCCGCCGAACCGCCCAAGACCCAGCCTGCCTCTCACGGCTGGATGGCAACGGCATTGGCCGTTCTGGCGCTGATCGCGACGGCCTATACACTGTTCAGGCTGGACGCCACACATGACCGACTGGATGGCCTGCGCGATGCGCTGCACGCTTCCCAGCAGGATCGCGATGCGCTGCGCACACAGTTCGAGGCGCTGGCCGAGCAGGAACGGCAGGCACGCGAAGACATCTCCCGCCGGCTCGATGCACTGGATGATACGCCGCGCCAATTGCAGGATCTCGCCGCCGCCATCGAAACACTGCGCGGACGCTCCGAAGGACCCGAGCGCGCCTGGTCGCGTGCCGAGGCAATGTTTCTGTTGGAGCTGGCGCAACGCCGTCTGACACTGGAGCGCGACATCGATACGGCGATCGCTGCACTGGAAGCCGCGGATTCCCGGCTCGCCGCGCTGCGCGATCAATCTTTCGCCCCCGTGCGACAACAGATCGCCCGCGAGCTGCAGTCGTTGCGCGCCGTGAACTGGCCGGATACGACCGGGCTGCTGGCACGGCTGACCAGCGCCGAGGAATACGCGGGAACCCTGTCTCCGCGAGACATGCTTGCGCATGATGCTCAAGCACACACGCATGCACAGGCACGAGGCGGTTTGTCGCGTGCCTGGTCGATCGCGCGCGAGTCCCTGGCGAAGCTGATCGTGGTGCGCCATGTGGAGGATCGGGACGCTACCGTCATGACTGCTCAGCAACGCACCTTGCGGCGTCAGCATCTGCAGCTGCTGCTGTTTTCCGCCCGCACGGCCATCGCTCGTCACGATGAGGCGGGCTACCGCAATGCGCTTGTACAGGCACGCCGGTGGCTGGAGGATTTTTTTGATTCGAACGATCTTTCAGTGCGTACGCTGCTCGAGGAAATCCAAGCTCTGGAGCCGGTGGACATCGATCCGCCTCTACCGGACATCTCCGCGTCGTCACGAACGTTGCGCCGTCTGACGCCGGATCTGCGCGGCCAGCAATAA
- a CDS encoding heme biosynthesis HemY N-terminal domain-containing protein — protein MKNALILATALIGGALLANLLLTDPGYVALRLGGRLIEMSAVTFALLLIALYFLVRLGVQIWNARRIWQQSQTERRRERARRSLAQGLLEMTAGDWETAETTLTRHVRDAEQPLAHYLAAARAAELQGMAGRRDEWLTRALETSSEARVPALVMQAELQLKHKQVSAALATLEQLEAGGESNARTLMLLARIYHQTGAWQQLQALEPRLRSMRGITEDMVDQTLAQVHLDRLKAAGASADKAQLQAVWKAVPKSMAQRADVAIAYARAAVACSDPDAAEAYLAECIARQWDEAAVLAYGEVEGSDPLKPLEKAESWLASRPQDAALLLSCARLAIRAELYGKARSYLETSIGIRPRPEAYQLLAGLMEQLGERERSLQALNDGLALAVGRRANLKVRARRWTAGGRSDPRLR, from the coding sequence ATGAAAAACGCCTTGATCCTTGCGACGGCACTGATCGGCGGCGCTCTGCTGGCCAATCTGCTGCTGACCGATCCCGGCTATGTCGCCCTGCGTCTGGGCGGACGTCTGATCGAAATGTCCGCGGTGACGTTTGCATTACTCCTGATCGCCCTCTATTTCCTGGTACGGCTGGGCGTTCAGATCTGGAATGCGCGGCGCATATGGCAACAGTCCCAAACAGAGCGGCGCCGTGAGCGTGCCCGGCGCAGTCTTGCCCAAGGGTTGCTGGAAATGACCGCCGGTGATTGGGAAACCGCTGAAACCACCTTGACACGCCATGTCCGCGATGCAGAGCAGCCGCTCGCCCACTACCTCGCCGCCGCGCGTGCGGCAGAGTTGCAGGGCATGGCCGGCCGCCGCGACGAATGGCTGACACGCGCACTGGAGACATCGTCCGAGGCACGCGTACCGGCGCTGGTCATGCAGGCCGAACTACAACTCAAGCACAAGCAGGTATCTGCGGCGCTGGCGACCCTGGAGCAGCTCGAAGCCGGCGGAGAGTCCAATGCACGCACGTTGATGCTGCTGGCGCGCATCTATCACCAGACCGGTGCATGGCAACAGTTGCAGGCGCTGGAGCCGCGTCTGCGCAGCATGCGCGGCATCACCGAGGACATGGTGGACCAGACTCTGGCCCAGGTCCACCTGGACCGCCTGAAGGCAGCAGGCGCAAGCGCTGACAAAGCTCAATTACAAGCGGTCTGGAAGGCCGTTCCTAAGTCGATGGCGCAACGCGCCGATGTGGCGATCGCCTATGCGCGCGCCGCCGTGGCCTGCAGCGACCCGGATGCCGCCGAAGCCTACCTCGCCGAATGCATCGCCCGCCAGTGGGATGAAGCGGCGGTGCTGGCCTACGGCGAGGTGGAAGGCAGCGATCCGCTCAAACCGCTGGAGAAGGCTGAATCCTGGCTGGCATCGCGCCCACAAGATGCGGCGTTGCTGCTGTCCTGCGCCCGCCTGGCGATACGCGCCGAGTTGTATGGCAAAGCACGCAGTTACCTGGAGACCAGCATCGGCATTCGGCCGCGTCCGGAAGCCTATCAACTGCTGGCCGGACTCATGGAACAACTGGGCGAGCGGGAGCGTTCGCTGCAGGCATTGAACGACGGACTGGCGCTCGCCGTCGGGCGCCGTGCCAACCTCAAGGTTCGCGCGCGGCGATGGACCGCTGGCGGCCGGAGCGATCCCCGATTGCGCTAG
- a CDS encoding NAD-dependent epimerase/dehydratase family protein: MNDTQARPRILVAGCGYVGRRLLSKLEADHEVIALVRSAASAAALAARGTHVLGMDLDLAHSGRAGGFTLHQEIGQEPDDRFDFLIDHPIDQDPEWDDGRQAPVAILYLIPPQRQGESDLRLDRFLQRLGTPPQCFIYISSTGVYGDTGGGLVDESTPVQPRSERARRRISAEEMIRVWCHERHVRRVVLRAGGIYGPGRLPLEALRRGEPVVQEQDSGISNHIHVDDLAEACLAALSNHEACGIYNISDGQPLSSGDFYLKVARASGLPDPPRVSMDEAQLTFTPQRLSFLAESRRVDNRRMLTHLGVKLKYTDPDAGIRASLQETI, translated from the coding sequence ATGAATGACACGCAAGCACGCCCGCGGATCCTGGTTGCAGGGTGCGGATATGTCGGCCGGCGGCTGCTGTCGAAGCTCGAAGCAGACCACGAAGTCATCGCCCTGGTACGCTCGGCGGCCAGTGCGGCTGCGCTCGCCGCTCGAGGCACACATGTGCTGGGCATGGACCTGGATCTTGCACACAGCGGTAGAGCGGGTGGTTTCACGCTCCACCAGGAAATCGGTCAAGAACCCGATGACCGCTTCGATTTCCTGATCGATCACCCGATCGATCAGGATCCTGAGTGGGACGATGGGCGGCAAGCTCCGGTGGCGATTCTTTACCTGATACCACCGCAGCGGCAGGGCGAAAGCGACCTGCGCCTGGATCGTTTCCTGCAGCGGCTCGGCACGCCGCCGCAGTGCTTCATCTATATAAGCAGTACCGGCGTCTACGGCGATACCGGCGGCGGATTGGTGGATGAGAGCACCCCGGTGCAACCTCGCAGCGAGCGGGCGCGCCGGCGCATCAGCGCGGAAGAAATGATCCGCGTCTGGTGCCATGAACGCCATGTAAGACGGGTTGTGCTGCGCGCCGGCGGCATCTACGGGCCCGGCCGTCTGCCGCTGGAGGCACTGCGGCGCGGCGAGCCGGTGGTGCAGGAACAGGACAGCGGAATCAGCAACCACATCCATGTCGATGACCTGGCGGAAGCCTGTCTGGCCGCACTGTCCAACCACGAAGCCTGCGGCATCTACAATATCAGCGACGGTCAGCCGCTGAGTTCCGGCGACTTCTATCTGAAAGTCGCCAGAGCGTCCGGACTCCCCGACCCGCCCCGGGTATCCATGGATGAGGCGCAATTGACGTTCACGCCGCAACGTTTGTCGTTTCTTGCCGAATCCCGCCGGGTGGACAACCGGCGCATGCTGACTCATCTGGGCGTAAAGCTGAAATATACGGACCCGGACGCTGGAATACGCGCCAGCCTGCAGGAAACGATCTGA
- a CDS encoding nucleotide-binding protein: MNSKGGCGKSTIATNIAGYFAVQGHRVALADYDPQRSSLDWLDLRPDDLPAIAAVAACDEGLRSVPRDTEILVIDAPARTHGSEMNELVRRAETILVPVLPSPIDMKASAHFLAELLELGKVQREQARIAVVANRVREHTLIFDELDKYLEKLRVPYLGALRQSTNYLRAFQRGMCIFELPEYLAWPDWQQWEPLVKWLKSKRSQPD, translated from the coding sequence ATGAATTCGAAGGGCGGCTGCGGCAAGAGTACGATCGCCACGAATATCGCGGGCTACTTCGCCGTCCAGGGCCACAGGGTCGCCCTGGCCGATTATGATCCGCAGCGCAGCAGCCTGGACTGGCTGGATCTGCGGCCGGATGATCTGCCGGCCATTGCCGCGGTGGCCGCCTGCGACGAGGGGCTGCGCAGCGTTCCCCGGGATACCGAAATTCTGGTGATCGATGCTCCGGCGCGCACCCATGGATCGGAAATGAACGAACTCGTGCGCCGCGCCGAGACGATCCTGGTGCCGGTCCTGCCTTCGCCCATCGACATGAAGGCCAGCGCACACTTCCTGGCGGAATTGCTGGAACTCGGCAAAGTGCAGCGCGAACAGGCGCGCATCGCGGTGGTTGCCAATCGTGTGCGCGAGCACACGCTGATATTCGACGAATTGGATAAATATCTGGAGAAGCTGCGGGTGCCCTACCTGGGAGCGCTGCGGCAGTCGACCAACTATCTGCGGGCATTCCAGCGCGGCATGTGCATCTTCGAGCTTCCGGAGTACCTGGCCTGGCCGGATTGGCAGCAGTGGGAACCGCTCGTCAAATGGCTGAAGAGCAAGCGCAGTCAGCCCGACTGA
- the dapF gene encoding diaminopimelate epimerase, with translation MRLSFTKMQSLGNDFIVFEVPDDISVPTAGTLHRLADRRTGIGFDQALVLLPPPGTQASTRTDSPAGSRANIQTDRGTGGHSPDSARDIDIFYRIFNADGSEVEQCGNGARCVASLVARRLKRREVRLGSPGGYITGQLHDDGLVSVDMGVPRFDPAALPFEATREADVYPLRIGEKEIQIGAVSMGNPHAVIQVPAVAEAPVDTLGPAVENHVRFPRRTNVGFMEIVAPDHIRLRVHERGVGETRACGTGACGAVAIGRRRGLLQELVRVDAPGGRMSVHWAGPGQSLWLTGPAVTVFEGTVEI, from the coding sequence ATGCGGCTGTCGTTCACCAAGATGCAGAGCCTGGGCAACGATTTCATCGTTTTCGAGGTGCCTGACGATATCTCCGTACCCACAGCCGGCACTCTGCACCGCTTGGCCGATCGGCGCACCGGCATCGGCTTCGACCAGGCCCTGGTCCTGCTGCCCCCGCCCGGCACCCAGGCCAGTACCCGGACTGACTCCCCGGCCGGCTCGCGGGCGAACATCCAGACGGACAGGGGCACCGGCGGGCATTCGCCCGATTCCGCCCGGGATATCGACATCTTCTATCGCATCTTCAACGCCGACGGCTCCGAGGTCGAACAATGCGGCAACGGTGCGCGCTGCGTCGCCAGCCTGGTGGCCCGTCGGCTCAAGCGTCGCGAAGTGCGCCTGGGCAGCCCGGGCGGATACATCACCGGTCAGCTGCACGATGATGGACTGGTTTCAGTCGATATGGGCGTGCCCCGCTTCGATCCCGCGGCATTGCCCTTCGAAGCGACGCGCGAGGCCGACGTCTATCCCCTGAGGATCGGCGAGAAGGAAATTCAAATCGGCGCGGTGTCCATGGGCAATCCTCATGCCGTGATACAGGTGCCTGCCGTTGCCGAGGCGCCCGTGGACACCCTGGGGCCCGCCGTGGAAAATCACGTGCGGTTTCCCCGGCGAACCAATGTAGGGTTCATGGAGATCGTGGCGCCCGACCACATTCGTCTGCGGGTCCATGAACGCGGCGTCGGCGAAACGCGGGCCTGCGGTACCGGCGCCTGCGGCGCGGTGGCGATCGGCCGGCGACGCGGACTGCTCCAGGAGCTGGTACGGGTGGATGCACCGGGTGGTCGTATGAGCGTGCACTGGGCCGGACCGGGCCAGTCCTTATGGCTCACCGGTCCGGCCGTCACCGTGTTCGAAGGAACCGTGGAAATCTGA
- a CDS encoding DUF484 family protein, translating into MSKQPVRGVGMESRIDTAESQAGSVVSASASVRHKAPEPSEAEVADFLQRHPDFFERHGALLTKMVLSHARGSTTISLIERQVLALREKNEALETKLRELIDIARGNDVLATRIHRLACRLLRTGTAAELMDALEVSLREDFGASEWLLLLAADTRPDFTGIHDRHLRLVASGAPELKMFETLFASARPRCGQIRDSQRDFLFGAGTIEIGSAALVPLGPQPSSGLLAIGSPDAERFHPAMSTEFLARIGDLVSEAVCSV; encoded by the coding sequence ATGAGCAAACAACCTGTTCGCGGCGTGGGAATGGAATCTCGGATCGACACGGCCGAATCTCAGGCCGGATCCGTCGTGAGCGCATCAGCGAGCGTCCGGCACAAAGCCCCTGAACCGAGCGAGGCAGAGGTCGCGGATTTCCTGCAGCGCCATCCCGATTTTTTCGAGCGCCATGGTGCATTGTTGACGAAAATGGTGCTGTCGCATGCCCGCGGCAGCACCACCATATCCCTGATCGAACGCCAGGTGCTCGCGCTGCGAGAAAAGAACGAGGCGCTGGAGACGAAGCTGCGCGAACTGATCGATATCGCCCGCGGTAACGATGTCTTGGCAACCAGGATCCACCGGCTCGCCTGCCGGCTGCTACGCACAGGCACCGCCGCCGAGTTGATGGACGCCCTGGAAGTTTCGTTACGCGAGGATTTCGGCGCCTCCGAATGGCTGCTGCTGCTTGCCGCCGATACTCGTCCGGATTTCACCGGCATCCATGACCGGCATTTGCGCCTGGTGGCGTCCGGTGCGCCGGAATTGAAAATGTTCGAAACCTTGTTCGCATCCGCACGCCCGCGCTGCGGCCAGATCCGCGACAGCCAGCGCGATTTCCTGTTCGGCGCCGGCACCATCGAGATCGGTTCGGCGGCACTGGTGCCCCTGGGTCCCCAGCCCTCCTCCGGACTGTTGGCGATCGGCAGCCCCGATGCAGAGCGCTTTCATCCGGCCATGAGCACGGAATTCCTGGCGCGAATCGGCGACCTGGTGAGCGAGGCGGTCTGCTCGGTATAG
- the xerC gene encoding tyrosine recombinase XerC codes for MSPSALAWLPRYLSHLALERQLSRHTDAGYRRDLQRFIAWCDQADVQEWRVVDSQHIRTFAAAEFRLGFGARTLQRRLSALRGFFAFLLREGQLQANPATGIQAPKAGKHLPETLDADQMARLLAFRTDAELEARDKAIMELFYSSGLRLSELAGLDLNDLDLPDHTVRVLGKGRKTRIVPVGRHAIQALSNWLRERTALTRQDEQALFVSRLGSRMHVRTIQQRITVWAKRQGLGMHVHPHMFRHSFASHLLESSHDLRGVQELLGHSSISTTQIYTHLDFQHLARTYDETHPRARRKP; via the coding sequence ATGTCCCCTTCGGCCTTGGCCTGGCTGCCCCGCTACCTGTCGCACCTGGCTCTGGAACGCCAGCTCTCGCGCCATACCGACGCCGGCTACAGGCGCGATCTGCAACGCTTCATCGCCTGGTGCGATCAGGCCGATGTCCAGGAATGGCGGGTCGTGGACAGCCAGCACATCCGCACCTTCGCTGCGGCCGAGTTTCGGCTCGGATTCGGTGCGCGCACGCTGCAACGCAGATTGAGCGCCTTGCGCGGTTTTTTCGCTTTCCTGCTCCGGGAAGGGCAGCTACAGGCCAACCCGGCCACCGGCATCCAGGCACCCAAGGCAGGCAAACACCTACCCGAGACATTGGACGCGGACCAGATGGCGCGCCTGCTGGCATTTCGCACCGACGCCGAGTTGGAGGCGCGCGACAAGGCCATCATGGAATTATTCTATTCCTCCGGCCTGCGCCTGTCCGAACTGGCAGGTCTGGATCTGAACGATCTGGATCTGCCCGATCACACTGTCAGGGTGCTGGGCAAGGGCAGGAAGACCCGTATCGTGCCGGTCGGCCGTCATGCAATCCAAGCCCTGTCGAACTGGCTGCGGGAACGCACTGCCCTGACCCGTCAGGATGAGCAGGCGCTGTTCGTCAGCCGCCTGGGCTCGCGTATGCATGTACGTACGATTCAGCAACGGATCACGGTCTGGGCGAAACGGCAGGGACTAGGCATGCACGTTCACCCGCATATGTTTCGCCACTCCTTCGCCAGCCATCTGCTGGAATCCAGCCATGACCTGCGCGGTGTGCAGGAATTGCTGGGTCATTCCAGCATTTCCACGACTCAGATCTATACTCACCTTGATTTCCAGCATCTCGCCAGAACCTACGATGAAACCCATCCACGCGCACGGCGCAAGCCGTGA
- the hslV gene encoding ATP-dependent protease subunit HslV, translating into MTELRGTTILSVRRQGVVAIGGDGQVSLGNTVMKGNARKVRRLHDGNVLAGFAGGTADAFTLFERFEGKLQQYGNLTRAAIELAKDWRSDRSLRRLEALLCVADARSSFIISGTGDVIEPEDEIMAIGSGGSYAQAAARALVQNTELGACAIVEKSLHIAADICIYTNRNLTIEELG; encoded by the coding sequence ATGACTGAACTACGCGGAACCACCATTCTTTCGGTACGCCGCCAGGGCGTGGTGGCCATCGGCGGCGATGGCCAGGTGTCGCTGGGCAACACGGTGATGAAGGGCAATGCCCGCAAGGTGCGGCGCCTGCACGACGGTAATGTGCTGGCCGGATTCGCCGGCGGCACGGCCGATGCCTTCACTTTATTCGAGCGGTTCGAAGGCAAGCTCCAGCAATACGGCAATCTCACCCGTGCGGCGATCGAACTCGCCAAGGACTGGCGCAGCGACCGCAGCCTCAGGCGCCTGGAGGCGCTGCTGTGCGTCGCCGACGCCAGAAGTTCGTTCATCATCTCCGGTACCGGTGATGTCATCGAACCCGAAGACGAGATCATGGCGATCGGTTCCGGAGGCTCCTACGCTCAGGCCGCCGCCCGCGCCCTGGTGCAAAACACCGAACTCGGCGCATGCGCGATCGTGGAAAAATCACTGCATATTGCCGCAGATATCTGTATCTATACGAATCGAAATCTGACCATCGAAGAACTCGGATGA